One window of Cucurbita pepo subsp. pepo cultivar mu-cu-16 chromosome LG19, ASM280686v2, whole genome shotgun sequence genomic DNA carries:
- the LOC111781720 gene encoding caffeoylshikimate esterase-like — protein sequence MSHPINEANENSPYGGLTREEFYKKHKVTHYESFILNAQKMKIFTQSWRPAADGELKGVVAMVHGYSSDSGWIFELTAVAIAKYGFLVCSLDLEGHGRSEGSPGYIPDIELLVLDCTLFFDSVREQNPTLPAFLYGESLGGAISMLIALKQMEVWNGIVLNGSMCGISAKFKPIWPLEKLLPLAASLAPSLRLVVSKPLAGKSYKEEWKRRLVARNPNRRFSGKPPMATALEFLRVCKYIKTNCHEIRIPMLMVHGEEDVVCDSRSARFVFESAASEDKTLKVYPGTWHQLIGEPKENVELVYGTIFNWLVDRAEKAKNEKKTIKK from the coding sequence ATGTCACACCCAATAAACGAGGCCAACGAAAACAGCCCCTATGGAGGCCTAACAAGAGAAGAATTCTACAAGAAACACAAAGTTACTCACTATGAAAGCTTCATCCTCAATGCCCAGAAGATGAAAATCTTCACTCAATCATGGCGCCCTGCTGCAGACGGAGAGCTCAAAGGGGTTGTAGCCATGGTCCATGGCTACTCCTCTGACAGCGGATGGATCTTCGAGCTCACTGCTGTCGCCATAGCCAAATATGGGTTCCTTGTTTGCTCTCTGGATCTTGAAGGTCATGGCCGCTCCGAAGGCTCCCCTGGTTATATCCCGGATATTGAACTCCTCGTTCTTGATTGCACTCTGTTTTTCGACTCTGTTCGAGAACAGAATCCCACCCTCCCGGCCTTTCTCTATGGAGAATCACTAGGCGGCGCAATTTCGATGCTTATTGCCCTGAAGCAAATGGAGGTTTGGAATGGAATCGTGTTAAACGGCTCCATGTGTGGAATATCGGCGAAATTCAAACCGATTTGGCCATTGGAGAAGCTTCTTCCATTAGCGGCGTCTTTAGCGCCGTCACTGCGATTGGTCGTATCGAAACCGCTCGCGGGTAAATCGTACAAAGAGGAGTGGAAGAGGAGATTGGTGGCTAGAAACCCCAATCGGCGATTCTCGGGAAAACCGCCGATGGCGACGGCATTGGAGTTTCTTCGAGTCTGCAAGTACATAAAGACGAACTGCCATGAAATTAGGATTCCGATGCTGATGGTTCATGGGGAAGAGGACGTTGTTTGCGACAGCCGGTCGGCGAGATTTGTGTTCGAATCGGCGGCGAGTGAGGACAAGACGTTGAAGGTTTATCCCGGAACGTGGCACCAGTTGATCGGCGAGCCGAAGGAGAATGTGGAGCTTGTCTATGGCACCATATTTAACTGGTTGGTGGATAGGGCAGAGAAGGCCAAGAACGAGAAGAAGACGatcaaaaagtga